Proteins from a single region of Candidatus Omnitrophota bacterium:
- a CDS encoding UMP kinase, whose product MSAHPVYKRIVLKISGEFLQGKKLHGIDHSVLVSIAHQIKEIKDLKVDIAIVLGAGNIFRGQENTGSLGLAMDRSVADYMGMLATVINGLALQNVLEKINVPTRVMTAIEMQRVAEPYIRRRAIRHLEKGRVVIFVAGTGNPYFTTDTAAALRAVEINADALLKATKVDGIYSADPMRVKGARKFASLKYIDVLKKGLKVMDATAITLCMDNKLPIAVFNLSKGGNIKKVVLGRNVGSLVK is encoded by the coding sequence ATGAGTGCTCATCCGGTTTATAAAAGGATAGTCCTAAAGATAAGCGGTGAATTCCTGCAAGGTAAGAAATTGCACGGGATTGACCATTCTGTATTAGTTTCAATAGCCCACCAGATAAAAGAAATAAAAGATTTAAAAGTAGATATCGCCATAGTCCTGGGCGCAGGAAACATTTTCAGAGGACAGGAAAATACCGGGTCTCTTGGCCTTGCTATGGACAGGTCCGTAGCAGACTATATGGGGATGTTGGCCACGGTCATTAATGGCCTGGCCCTGCAGAATGTACTGGAAAAGATCAATGTTCCTACAAGAGTTATGACTGCGATAGAGATGCAGCGTGTTGCAGAGCCGTATATACGCAGAAGGGCGATCAGGCACCTGGAAAAAGGCAGGGTGGTTATATTTGTAGCAGGCACTGGCAATCCGTATTTCACTACCGATACCGCAGCCGCATTAAGGGCCGTAGAGATAAACGCAGATGCGCTGCTTAAAGCGACAAAAGTGGATGGTATTTATTCTGCAGACCCGATGAGAGTAAAAGGGGCCAGAAAGTTCGCTTCTCTAAAATATATAGATGTATTAAAGAAGGGTTTAAAGGTTATGGATGCTACGGCGATAACACTTTGCATGGATAATAAATTACCCATAGCTGTATTTAACCTGAGCAAAGGCGGAAATATTAAGAAAGTAGTTTTAGGAAGAAACGTAGGTTCGCTGGTTAAGTAG
- the ptsP gene encoding phosphoenolpyruvate--protein phosphotransferase, with protein sequence MIKLKGIAAASGISIAKAYRLDKEELVVPKEKISPEEVPIQIQMFEEALIQTRREIMELQKKIDIEMGQEQAEIFDAHLLVLEDRMIIEEVIFRLKKELMNVAYIFSEVLKKYIDVFSKIEDEYLKERTADVNDVGKRILRNLLGKKKITLGDTGEKVVVVAHDLSPSDTAAMRKQNVCGFITDIGGKTSHTAIMAKALEIPAVVGVEEATSRIKSGDLVIVDGSMGMVIVSPEQDTLIAYQKEEQKLKGIIERFLSVKELPAKTLDGKLVEINANIELPDEVPSVKLHGAHGIGLYRTEFFYMNRKDLPSEEEHYQAYKFVAEEMNPYPVIIRTLDLGGDKFLSHFDIPQEMKSFLGWRAIRFCLARPDIFKAQLRAILRASVHGKLKLMYPMISGIEEVRQANKILEELKGDLNKQGIPFDKDIEIGAMIEVPSAAITADLLASEVDFFSIGTNDLIQYSIAVDRTNEKVAYLYEPTHPAVLRMIKNIIRAGHDAGIWVGMCGEMAGEPAFALLLMGLGLDEFSMPASMIPEIKYIIRSITLQQVEDMADEALKLPTGKQVEDFIQTKLREILKQTS encoded by the coding sequence ATGATAAAGTTAAAAGGCATAGCAGCAGCTTCCGGCATAAGCATAGCCAAAGCTTACAGGCTTGATAAGGAAGAACTTGTTGTGCCAAAAGAAAAAATCAGCCCTGAAGAAGTGCCTATACAGATACAGATGTTCGAAGAGGCACTCATCCAGACCCGCAGAGAGATCATGGAGCTGCAAAAGAAGATAGATATTGAAATGGGCCAGGAGCAGGCTGAGATTTTTGACGCACATTTGTTGGTTCTTGAAGACAGGATGATCATCGAAGAGGTGATTTTCCGCCTCAAAAAAGAGCTGATGAACGTGGCCTATATTTTTTCAGAAGTATTAAAGAAATATATAGATGTATTTTCAAAGATCGAAGATGAATATTTAAAAGAAAGAACAGCTGATGTAAACGATGTCGGCAAGCGTATTCTGCGTAATTTACTTGGCAAGAAAAAAATAACTCTGGGAGATACCGGTGAAAAGGTGGTAGTTGTGGCACATGACCTTTCGCCTTCCGATACTGCGGCGATGCGTAAGCAGAATGTATGCGGTTTTATCACTGATATTGGAGGCAAGACTTCCCATACCGCAATTATGGCTAAGGCGCTGGAGATTCCCGCAGTAGTCGGTGTGGAGGAAGCAACAAGCAGGATTAAAAGCGGTGATTTAGTTATAGTTGACGGCAGCATGGGTATGGTTATTGTTAGCCCTGAGCAGGATACACTTATTGCCTATCAGAAAGAGGAGCAGAAGCTAAAAGGTATTATCGAGAGGTTCTTATCTGTAAAAGAGCTGCCGGCAAAAACCCTGGACGGTAAGCTGGTAGAGATCAATGCTAATATTGAGCTTCCTGACGAGGTCCCTTCAGTCAAATTGCACGGTGCACACGGAATAGGCCTGTACCGCACCGAATTTTTTTATATGAACAGAAAAGACCTGCCTTCAGAAGAAGAGCATTATCAGGCCTATAAATTTGTCGCCGAGGAGATGAATCCTTATCCGGTTATTATAAGGACTTTGGATTTAGGGGGAGATAAATTTTTGTCCCATTTTGATATACCGCAGGAAATGAAATCTTTCCTGGGATGGCGCGCCATAAGATTTTGTTTGGCTAGACCCGACATATTCAAAGCACAGCTGCGGGCAATATTAAGGGCATCTGTACATGGTAAACTGAAATTGATGTATCCGATGATTTCCGGGATTGAAGAGGTGCGCCAGGCCAATAAAATACTGGAAGAATTGAAAGGGGACTTAAATAAACAAGGGATACCTTTTGATAAAGATATAGAAATAGGCGCAATGATCGAGGTGCCCTCAGCAGCTATAACTGCTGACTTGCTGGCTTCTGAAGTTGATTTCTTCAGCATAGGCACAAACGACCTTATACAGTATTCTATCGCCGTAGACCGTACCAACGAAAAAGTGGCATATCTTTATGAGCCTACACATCCTGCGGTGCTAAGGATGATAAAGAATATTATACGGGCAGGGCACGATGCCGGTATTTGGGTCGGTATGTGCGGTGAGATGGCAGGAGAGCCTGCTTTTGCTTTACTTCTTATGGGGCTGGGTTTGGACGAATTCAGTATGCCGGCATCGATGATACCGGAAATAAAATACATAATTCGTTCAATCACCTTACAGCAGGTAGAGGATATGGCAGATGAAGCTCTTAAACTGCCTACGGGTAAACAGGTTGAAGATTTTATCCAAACGAAACTAAGGGAAATCCTGAAACAAACTTCTTAA
- a CDS encoding HPr family phosphocarrier protein, whose amino-acid sequence MPLIKKTLLVKNKSGLHARPAALFVQIANKFDSRITVRRDEEEVNGKSIMGILMLGAEKGSEIIIEIDGDDAEMALAELEKIINSEE is encoded by the coding sequence ATGCCGTTAATTAAAAAAACCTTATTAGTCAAAAATAAATCCGGCCTGCATGCAAGGCCTGCAGCTTTGTTTGTCCAGATTGCCAATAAATTTGATTCCCGCATAACTGTAAGGCGCGACGAAGAGGAAGTCAACGGCAAGTCTATAATGGGTATCCTTATGCTGGGAGCGGAAAAAGGCAGCGAAATAATCATCGAGATTGATGGCGATGACGCAGAGATGGCCCTGGCTGAATTGGAAAAAATAATTAATTCTGAGGAGTAA
- a CDS encoding YvcK family protein yields the protein MKKRFKARINKFEALFKWLYPGIGIKRWIGLSAFGVVLIAIGSSLLHGQEYFILKALDAIILASGIIVLILGIKQMMRSFIVAFMPASKTKDIVDILYHSKQLLRGPKIVAVGGGTGLSVLLSGLKEYTDHITAIVTVADDGGSSGRLRQQFDILPPGDIRNCLVALSDVPTLMRDLFQFRFDSNSNSELAGHSFGNLFITVMTRLTGDFEKAIKETSKVLALKGQVIPSTLSKVVLVAKHNDGSVTEGEDKIPKAHKPINRVLLKPEEPQATPDAIKAINEAQIIILGPGSLYTSIIPNLLIKEITDAIVSSEAIKVYVCNAMTQPGETDNFKVSEHIKVLVKHSNPRVFDYCIVNTGEIPQEVLERYKKEKSVPVEVDTASIENMGYRVVKEDIIVTDSVIRHDSAKLARVILSFIEEA from the coding sequence ATGAAAAAAAGATTTAAGGCCAGAATAAATAAATTTGAAGCGCTTTTTAAATGGCTTTATCCTGGCATAGGTATAAAGCGCTGGATCGGCTTGAGCGCATTCGGAGTTGTCCTTATAGCTATAGGTTCCAGCCTTTTGCACGGGCAGGAATACTTTATACTTAAGGCATTAGATGCAATAATACTTGCCTCCGGGATTATAGTCCTTATTTTAGGCATAAAGCAGATGATGCGTTCATTTATAGTTGCTTTTATGCCTGCCTCCAAGACAAAGGATATCGTTGATATACTTTATCATAGCAAGCAGCTTTTAAGGGGCCCAAAGATAGTTGCTGTCGGAGGCGGGACGGGGCTATCAGTTCTTTTGAGCGGTTTAAAAGAATACACAGACCATATTACCGCTATTGTTACCGTTGCTGATGACGGAGGCTCTTCGGGAAGGCTAAGGCAGCAGTTTGATATATTGCCGCCGGGAGATATCAGGAACTGCCTTGTTGCTCTTTCGGATGTGCCGACGCTTATGAGGGATTTGTTTCAGTTCAGGTTTGATTCTAATTCTAACTCAGAGCTTGCAGGGCATAGCTTTGGGAATCTTTTTATAACAGTCATGACGCGCCTGACGGGTGATTTTGAAAAGGCGATAAAAGAGACGAGCAAAGTCCTGGCATTAAAAGGGCAGGTTATCCCTTCTACGTTAAGCAAGGTGGTATTGGTAGCCAAGCATAATGATGGTTCGGTTACCGAAGGGGAAGATAAAATACCAAAGGCCCATAAACCTATAAATAGGGTTTTGCTTAAGCCGGAAGAGCCGCAGGCAACACCCGATGCGATAAAGGCAATAAATGAGGCCCAGATAATAATATTAGGCCCGGGTTCTTTGTATACCAGTATAATCCCTAACCTTCTAATAAAAGAAATTACTGATGCAATAGTAAGCTCGGAAGCGATTAAAGTGTATGTTTGTAACGCCATGACTCAGCCGGGTGAAACTGACAATTTTAAGGTATCAGAACATATTAAAGTCCTGGTTAAACACAGTAATCCGAGGGTATTTGATTATTGTATTGTAAACACAGGCGAGATACCCCAGGAAGTGCTTGAACGTTATAAGAAAGAAAAATCAGTTCCGGTTGAAGTAGATACAGCCAGCATAGAAAATATGGGTTACAGGGTAGTTAAAGAAGATATTATAGTTACAGATAGCGTGATCAGGCACGACAGCGCAAAGCTGGCCAGGGTAATACTCAGTTTTATAGAAGAGGCTTAA
- a CDS encoding PTS sugar transporter subunit IIA, giving the protein MKIMDFLSKKAILTDIKSAKKEDVIKELVELLIESGEVEKRSRNKLVEALMARESLGSTAIGQGVAIPHAKCDCVNKLVAAFGLSKKGVDFDSLDGEPAYIFFLLVAPQDSAGPHLKALARISRLLKDKYFRDSLRVSTDDKAVIKIITQEDEKKI; this is encoded by the coding sequence ATGAAGATAATGGATTTTCTGTCAAAGAAAGCAATTCTTACCGATATTAAATCGGCAAAGAAAGAAGATGTTATTAAGGAATTGGTAGAGCTATTAATTGAGTCTGGAGAAGTAGAGAAGCGGTCACGCAACAAGCTGGTTGAGGCCCTTATGGCCAGAGAATCACTGGGCTCAACCGCGATTGGCCAAGGTGTAGCCATACCTCATGCCAAATGCGATTGTGTGAATAAGCTCGTCGCCGCCTTTGGTTTATCTAAGAAAGGTGTTGATTTCGATTCTCTAGACGGAGAGCCGGCCTACATTTTTTTCTTATTAGTCGCCCCTCAAGATTCTGCCGGCCCACACCTGAAAGCGTTGGCAAGGATATCCAGGCTGCTTAAAGATAAGTATTTCCGGGACAGCCTGCGTGTTTCTACAGACGATAAAGCCGTAATAAAAATCATTACCCAGGAAGATGAAAAAAAGATTTAA
- a CDS encoding methionine adenosyltransferase, producing MTLRKHFFTSESVGEGHPDKLCDQISDGVLDEVLRQDPYGRVACETYVTMGLLIVGGEITTTAYVDIQRLARKIIGEIGYSHQKYGFDYHTCAIVNTINSQSPDIAQGVNTGGAGDQGFMVGYACKETDELMPLPIMLAHKLVKRTADVRRDGTLKYLGPDCKSQVTVEYHDGHPKRVDSVVLACQHTEDILDASKNKITKKARQELIDTIARPILKEYIDKDTKYFINETGKFVVGGPQSDTGMTGRKIVVDTYGGAAAPGGGAFSGKDPTKVDRSAAYMARYIAKNIVAAGLADKCLVHLAYVIGKADPLAIMVDTSGTGKLPEASFVKLIRDNFELTPKGMIKSLELLRPIYKKTACYGHFGRTEPEFSWELTDKAQALKKQAARL from the coding sequence ATGACATTGCGGAAACATTTTTTTACTTCTGAATCAGTGGGTGAGGGACACCCGGATAAACTTTGCGATCAGATATCCGATGGAGTTTTAGATGAAGTCTTAAGACAGGATCCATATGGTAGGGTAGCTTGCGAAACTTACGTTACTATGGGTTTATTGATTGTTGGCGGGGAGATCACGACAACTGCATATGTCGATATACAGAGACTTGCCCGCAAGATCATCGGTGAGATAGGCTATAGCCACCAGAAATACGGCTTTGATTATCATACCTGTGCCATAGTCAATACGATAAACAGCCAGTCTCCAGATATAGCGCAGGGTGTTAATACCGGAGGTGCAGGAGACCAGGGTTTTATGGTAGGCTATGCATGCAAAGAGACGGATGAATTAATGCCTCTGCCGATCATGCTGGCGCATAAGTTGGTTAAGCGTACAGCTGATGTAAGAAGGGACGGCACATTGAAATACCTGGGGCCGGATTGCAAATCCCAGGTGACTGTTGAATACCATGATGGCCATCCGAAAAGAGTAGATTCTGTTGTTCTTGCTTGCCAGCATACCGAAGATATATTGGATGCATCCAAGAACAAGATTACTAAAAAAGCCAGGCAAGAGCTTATAGATACCATAGCAAGGCCTATATTGAAAGAATATATAGATAAGGACACCAAGTATTTTATTAACGAGACCGGAAAGTTTGTCGTAGGCGGGCCGCAGTCAGACACTGGTATGACAGGCAGAAAAATAGTCGTAGATACTTATGGCGGCGCAGCTGCTCCCGGCGGAGGGGCTTTCTCGGGCAAGGACCCGACAAAGGTTGACCGTTCGGCAGCCTATATGGCAAGATATATCGCTAAAAATATCGTTGCCGCAGGTTTAGCTGATAAATGCCTTGTGCATTTGGCTTATGTCATAGGTAAAGCTGATCCGTTAGCTATAATGGTTGATACCTCAGGTACCGGAAAATTACCTGAAGCATCTTTTGTAAAGCTTATCAGGGATAATTTTGAGCTTACCCCTAAAGGCATGATAAAGTCGCTGGAATTATTAAGGCCTATATATAAGAAAACGGCCTGTTACGGACATTTTGGAAGAACAGAGCCTGAGTTTAGCTGGGAATTAACCGATAAAGCACAGGCTTTAAAGAAGCAGGCTGCTAGATTATAA
- a CDS encoding adenosylhomocysteinase gives MNYDIKDVKLAKKGNLRIEWARKSMPVLSSITARFLKQKPLKGLKVAACLHVTTETGVLMEALKAGGANIYLCASNPLSTQDDVAASLVKDLGISVFAIKGEDTKTYYKHIQSVLATKPDITMDDGADLVGTIHHSEKSVYKNIIGGTEETTTGVIRLKALAAEGKLRYPIIAVNDAQTKHLFDNRYGTGQSTLDGIIRATNKLIAGSSFVICGYGWCGKGAAMRAKGMGARVIVVEVNPLRALEATMDGFDVMPIKDAARIGDIFLTVTGDINVIRKEHFLVMKDGSIVCNTGHFNVEIDIPALKKLSCKQRAIRDFVEEYTLRKNKNRIYLLGEGRLINLAAAEGHPASVMDMSFANQALSAEYIMKHHEGLGNDVYKVPEDIDKNIAKLKLSSMGIKIDRLTEEQVKYLSSWEAGT, from the coding sequence ATGAACTATGATATAAAGGATGTTAAGCTGGCTAAAAAAGGCAACCTGAGGATAGAATGGGCTCGCAAGAGCATGCCAGTTTTATCTTCAATAACCGCAAGATTCCTGAAGCAAAAACCGCTGAAAGGGCTGAAGGTTGCTGCCTGTTTACATGTTACTACCGAGACAGGCGTTCTTATGGAAGCTTTAAAGGCAGGGGGTGCAAATATATATTTGTGCGCATCAAATCCCTTATCAACACAGGATGATGTCGCAGCTTCCCTCGTCAAAGACCTCGGCATCTCGGTATTTGCGATTAAGGGAGAGGATACAAAGACTTACTATAAGCACATACAGTCAGTTTTGGCGACTAAACCCGATATCACAATGGATGATGGCGCAGATTTAGTCGGGACTATCCATCATTCCGAGAAGTCTGTTTATAAAAATATAATAGGCGGTACCGAAGAGACCACTACTGGAGTAATAAGATTAAAGGCCTTGGCTGCGGAAGGAAAACTGCGCTATCCGATAATTGCTGTAAATGATGCCCAGACAAAACACTTGTTTGATAATAGATACGGTACTGGTCAATCAACCCTGGATGGTATAATCCGGGCAACAAATAAATTGATAGCAGGCTCCAGTTTTGTAATCTGCGGATATGGGTGGTGCGGCAAGGGCGCTGCAATGCGTGCTAAAGGCATGGGCGCAAGAGTCATTGTTGTGGAAGTAAACCCGTTACGCGCTCTTGAAGCGACTATGGACGGCTTTGACGTAATGCCCATAAAAGATGCTGCTCGAATAGGAGATATTTTTTTGACCGTAACCGGAGATATCAACGTAATACGTAAAGAGCATTTTCTGGTTATGAAAGACGGCTCAATTGTTTGTAATACCGGTCATTTTAATGTAGAGATAGATATCCCCGCGCTTAAAAAGCTTAGCTGTAAACAAAGAGCGATAAGGGATTTTGTCGAAGAATATACATTAAGGAAAAACAAGAACCGGATTTATCTGTTGGGTGAAGGACGTCTTATAAACCTTGCCGCAGCAGAGGGCCATCCGGCATCAGTTATGGATATGTCTTTTGCTAACCAGGCGCTGTCTGCAGAATATATTATGAAGCATCACGAAGGCCTGGGAAATGACGTATACAAAGTGCCTGAAGATATAGATAAGAACATCGCCAAATTGAAGTTGAGTTCAATGGGCATAAAAATAGACCGGTTGACTGAAGAACAGGTAAAATACCTTTCTAGTTGGGAAGCGGGGACGTAA
- the tsf gene encoding elongation factor Ts (EF-Ts; functions during elongation stage of protein translation; forms a dimer; associates with EF-Tu-GDP complex and promotes exchange of GDP to GTP resulting in regeneration of the active form of EF-Tu): MNKNLVAVKELRTKTSASISDCKKALEDSAGNIDKAIELLRKRGLEIASKKQDRVTREGRVEAYVHLGNKIGVLLEVSCETDFVARNEDFIKFTKDVAMQIAACNPAYIKKEDVPKDVLKQESKPDEFLKSSCLLEQPFIKDASMTINDYLGSLIGKIGENIIIRRFIRYKVGE, from the coding sequence ATGAATAAGAACCTAGTAGCCGTAAAGGAATTAAGGACTAAAACATCAGCCAGCATATCCGATTGCAAGAAGGCATTAGAAGATTCAGCCGGTAATATCGATAAAGCTATCGAATTATTGCGTAAGAGAGGACTTGAAATAGCTTCTAAAAAACAGGACAGGGTAACCAGAGAAGGAAGGGTGGAGGCTTACGTCCATCTGGGAAATAAAATAGGGGTATTGCTGGAAGTCAGTTGTGAGACTGATTTTGTTGCGCGTAACGAAGATTTTATTAAGTTTACCAAAGATGTTGCTATGCAGATTGCCGCTTGTAACCCTGCTTATATCAAGAAAGAGGACGTTCCAAAAGATGTGCTTAAGCAGGAAAGCAAGCCGGATGAATTTTTAAAGTCCAGCTGCTTGCTTGAGCAACCGTTTATTAAAGACGCATCTATGACTATAAATGATTATCTAGGCAGCTTGATCGGTAAAATCGGTGAAAACATTATTATCCGCAGGTTTATAAGATACAAAGTTGGAGAATGA
- a CDS encoding ribosome recycling factor, whose product MTTKEVLHNTEEKMKKAIESVLREFSEVRTGRANPGLVEGMHIDYYGTPTLLKQIASISVPDPHLITIQPWDKNAIPEIEKAILKSNLGVTPSVADNVVRLTIPQLSRDRREEMVKLVHKMSEEGRVSLRTIRRDAKESLEKLEKDKVISEDDKFRSIDELQKLVDRYTAKVDELLKSKEKEITG is encoded by the coding sequence ATGACTACTAAAGAAGTTTTGCACAATACAGAGGAGAAGATGAAAAAGGCTATCGAATCTGTGCTTCGTGAATTTTCAGAAGTCAGGACCGGCAGGGCAAATCCGGGTTTAGTCGAAGGCATGCACATAGATTATTATGGGACACCTACGCTGTTAAAACAAATCGCCTCTATATCAGTTCCGGATCCGCACCTGATTACCATACAACCGTGGGACAAAAATGCTATACCTGAAATAGAAAAAGCAATCTTAAAGTCTAATCTCGGAGTCACCCCTTCTGTGGCTGATAATGTAGTCAGGCTGACTATCCCGCAGCTTTCCAGGGATAGGAGAGAAGAGATGGTTAAGCTCGTACATAAAATGTCCGAAGAGGGAAGAGTATCTTTAAGGACGATAAGGCGCGATGCAAAAGAGTCTTTAGAGAAACTTGAGAAGGACAAGGTAATATCTGAAGATGATAAATTCAGAAGTATAGACGAATTACAGAAGCTGGTCGATAGATATACAGCCAAAGTCGACGAGCTGCTAAAGAGTAAAGAAAAAGAAATTACTGGTTAA
- the pfkA gene encoding 6-phosphofructokinase, translated as MKRIGVMTSGGESSGMNAAIRSVVRFALHNKIEVMGIFRGFKGLINEEIKLLNHRSVSNIINLGGTILKTSRCPEFLSEEGQRKAVDVIKKNKIEGLILIGGNGTYNGAIALNRKWQVPCIGVPGTIDNDISGTDFTIGSDTAVNVALDALDKIRDTATSMERIFVVEVMGRESGFIALQTAVAGGTEEVLLPEKKFDLHKMCEEIVEGNLIGKISWIIIVAEGAAKAAEIASQINSITGLETREVVLGHIQRGGRPTARDRIIATSLGVAAVELLLKGEQGKAVGIVSNEVNIVDLEYAIKKKELKIDKLYNLIKILT; from the coding sequence ATGAAAAGAATAGGGGTTATGACTTCTGGCGGGGAAAGTTCCGGGATGAATGCGGCTATCCGCAGTGTAGTGCGTTTTGCCCTGCATAATAAAATTGAAGTCATGGGTATTTTCCGCGGCTTTAAAGGATTAATAAATGAAGAAATCAAGCTTTTGAACCATCGCTCAGTGTCAAATATCATCAATCTTGGAGGGACTATCCTTAAGACTTCGCGTTGCCCTGAATTTTTGAGCGAAGAGGGCCAGAGAAAAGCTGTTGACGTAATAAAAAAGAATAAAATCGAGGGTTTAATTTTAATCGGTGGAAACGGTACCTATAATGGAGCAATAGCCCTTAACCGAAAATGGCAGGTTCCATGTATCGGTGTCCCGGGAACAATTGACAATGATATCAGCGGCACGGATTTTACTATTGGCTCTGATACTGCCGTAAACGTCGCACTTGACGCATTGGATAAGATACGCGATACGGCAACATCAATGGAAAGGATTTTTGTCGTTGAGGTGATGGGCAGGGAGAGCGGCTTCATTGCTCTTCAGACAGCAGTTGCCGGAGGCACTGAAGAAGTATTATTACCGGAAAAAAAGTTTGACCTGCATAAAATGTGTGAGGAGATAGTAGAAGGCAACCTAATTGGCAAAATCAGCTGGATAATAATAGTTGCTGAGGGCGCTGCCAAAGCCGCCGAGATAGCATCCCAGATTAATAGTATTACGGGGCTTGAAACCAGAGAAGTGGTGCTCGGGCATATTCAGAGGGGCGGAAGGCCTACTGCACGAGATAGGATTATTGCTACCAGCCTTGGTGTAGCAGCCGTTGAGCTCCTTTTAAAAGGAGAACAGGGCAAAGCTGTGGGTATTGTTTCGAATGAAGTAAATATTGTGGATCTGGAATATGCAATAAAGAAAAAAGAACTTAAAATCGATAAGCTGTACAATTTGATTAAAATCTTGACTTAA
- a CDS encoding nucleotidyltransferase family protein, translating to MKALILAAGYATRLYPLTKDFPKPLLKVGDKPIIDYIVEKLEGIPGLDEIFIITNSKFISIFRKWAKSRSFKKKVTLVDDLTKSNETKLGAIGDMDFAINKTKIKDDLLVVGGDNLFEDDFHDFLRFVSLRKAKPVIGIYDLKNRKKASNYGVVKLGSSGRILNFNEKPKKPDSTLVAMCVYYFPKIKLKLIKRYYSDKTTKRDATGFYIDWLRRHDEVYGFIFSGRWFDIGHYKFYNEANRVFSNKKGER from the coding sequence ATGAAAGCTTTAATATTAGCCGCCGGTTATGCAACCAGGCTTTACCCTTTGACTAAGGATTTTCCGAAACCTTTGCTTAAGGTCGGAGATAAGCCTATTATAGATTATATCGTTGAGAAGTTGGAAGGCATCCCGGGCCTGGACGAAATATTCATAATAACAAACAGCAAGTTTATTTCTATTTTCAGGAAATGGGCAAAAAGCAGGAGCTTTAAGAAGAAAGTAACCCTGGTTGATGATTTGACTAAAAGCAATGAAACTAAGCTTGGCGCGATCGGCGATATGGATTTTGCAATAAATAAAACTAAGATCAAAGATGATCTGCTAGTTGTCGGGGGAGATAATCTTTTTGAGGATGATTTTCATGATTTCTTGCGCTTTGTAAGTTTGCGTAAAGCAAAGCCCGTAATAGGCATTTATGATTTAAAAAACAGAAAAAAGGCTTCTAACTACGGTGTTGTAAAGTTGGGCAGTAGCGGCAGGATATTGAATTTTAATGAAAAGCCAAAAAAACCCGATTCGACGCTAGTGGCAATGTGCGTTTATTATTTCCCTAAGATAAAACTTAAATTAATAAAACGTTATTATTCAGATAAGACAACTAAAAGAGATGCAACCGGATTCTATATCGACTGGTTGAGAAGACATGATGAAGTTTATGGTTTTATATTTAGCGGCAGGTGGTTTGATATAGGCCATTATAAATTCTACAACGAAGCAAACAGGGTTTTTTCTAACAAAAAGGGGGAGAGATGA